In Arthrobacter sp. MN05-02, the genomic stretch GATTTCTGCCGCAGCCGGATCCCGGGTGGGTCACCTGCCCTTTCCGACGGCCGGCAGGAACGGCGATTCCTAGGGATTCCCTAGGAGCCCGACGGAGACTGGCCGGCATGATATCCACAGCCCGACCCAGCCCCGCGCCAGTGCACGATCCCGCGTCATCTCGCCACCTCCCGTCGACCCGTCGGCGCATCAGGTTTCTCATCCCGGTCGTCCTGCTCCTCCTCGTGGGTACGGTGGTCGCCGGCGTCCTGATGGCTGCTCCGCGAACGCCTCCTGCCCTGTTGGGCGCGTCGGCCACCGTCGATGGTGGTCTGGCGCGTATCCAGGGAGTCCTACCGACCGAGGTCGACGGCTGGGCGCCTCCGTCGCCGTCCGCTGCGCTCGCCGGGGCGGCCGGTGACGGAAGTCATCGTGTCCGCATACTCCTTGAGCTGACGGCGATGGAGGAGGACGGGCTGTCCTTCGACCCGTCCCGGTACACCGTCTCGGCGCTCGGCGCAGGAACCTGGGAAGCCGTCTGGGTCGCTCCTGCTCCATCGACGGCCCGCCAGGGCGAGACCATCGACGCGGTCCTGGTGTTCGAGCTGCCCGATCGGGCCATCGATCTGACCCTGCAGCTGCCGGGCGGACCCGGACTGTCACTGGGGGAGGGTCACCACCGGGGCGAGTAGCCGGGCGCCGTCGTGCCGGTCGGCGCGTGACCTGAGGCTGCGCTGTCCTCGTCTTGCAGGAACCTTGAAACACGGTCACGGTCCACCCGCATCCGTCCGTCCGCGTCGAAGCGATGGACGTGTCAGGTCCGCGAGCCACCAGACGCTGAGGTGCATGGCTGGGAGCTCCGACATCGCCGGGCTTCCCCTTGACAGAGGCATCCCAGGGTTTTCTTTTCCCTCCGGCTCACCATCACCCTTACGTCCGACCATCCGCAGCCTCGGCGGGCGCTTCTGTAGTTCTCGGGTTCGTCCTCCTGCACCGGCGACGGGACCGGTGGGACACGGCAGATGCCGTTCCTTGGGACACAGCAGCGGATTCAAGGGTTTCTCCAAGTAATCGGGCAGCCTGCGCGAGGAATCTCCAACGTGGGTGCGGGACAGTCGTCGTACTGAACGAAGGGAACGCAATGACAACTACACGCCGTCAGGTTCTGCTGCTGGGGGGACTCGGAGTCCTCGGGGCAGGAGCCGCCACACTTCCGACAGGGTCGGTGGAAGCCAAGTCGATCAGCCGGCTCAGCGACAGCCAGATGCCGCGCCCGTTCCAGGTACCCTTCGTCCAGGCCCCGTTCCTCCAGCCGTACAAGACGGGCATCGACCCGGCTGACGGAGTGCCCGTCAACTACTACCAGGTGACGGAGAAGGCAGCCACCGCCCAGATCCTGCCGCGGCTGACCACACCCATCCTCGGCTACAACGGGATCTTCCCCGGCCCGACCATCAGCCTGGACCAGGGCACGAAGGCGGTCGTGCGGGTTCGCAACCAGCTGCCGGCCCAGCATCCACTGGACGGGCACGCCCTGTCCACCTCCACCCATCTGCACGGGTCCGCTTCGCTCCCGCAGTACGACGGATATGCCAGCGACATCACGAATCCGGGGTTCTACAAGGATTACCGGTACCCCAACTTCCAGCCGGCCCGCACGCTCTGGTACCACGACCACGGCGTCCACTTCACCGCTCAGAACGCGTATTCCGGCCTCGCCGCGCAGTACCACATGCACGATCCCCTCGAACGCCAGTTGCTGCCGCAGGGCCGGTACGACGTGGCCCTGACCGTCAGCGACGCGATGTTCGCGGAGAACGGCTCCCTGGGCTACGACGACAACACACACTCCGGCCTGTGGGGGGACGTGATCCTGGTCAACGGAAAGCCCTGGCCCGTGATGAAGGTGCAGAAGCGCGTGTACCGCTTCCGGATCCTGAACTGCTCCATCTCACGGTCCCTGCGGCCGACGCTCAGCACGGGGAACCCCCTCGTGATCGTCGGGACCGACGGCGG encodes the following:
- the cotA gene encoding spore coat protein A, producing the protein MTTTRRQVLLLGGLGVLGAGAATLPTGSVEAKSISRLSDSQMPRPFQVPFVQAPFLQPYKTGIDPADGVPVNYYQVTEKAATAQILPRLTTPILGYNGIFPGPTISLDQGTKAVVRVRNQLPAQHPLDGHALSTSTHLHGSASLPQYDGYASDITNPGFYKDYRYPNFQPARTLWYHDHGVHFTAQNAYSGLAAQYHMHDPLERQLLPQGRYDVALTVSDAMFAENGSLGYDDNTHSGLWGDVILVNGKPWPVMKVQKRVYRFRILNCSISRSLRPTLSTGNPLVIVGTDGGLMPKAQSVSNYRHAGAERYEVLIDFRKYKTGQRIELRNLSNKNNVDYDYTGKIMAFDVTDEAVDTTDPTWNRIPTTLVGSEAMSLTTAQSVKTRRFRVKRNDVTNMWTINDDSWQDVIASRYKRVVADPAVNSVEIWEVENSSGGWFHPLHIHLVDFQILSRNGSAAFPYERGPKDVVYVGEGETVRLLMKFSPHAGVYMMHCHNLPHEDHDMMAQFRVGLKETDYDPNDPMTAARAEWDDDEG